The Fuscovulum sp. sequence GGCTGGCTGTGTCGGGAGGAACCGGGGAGTGAACACGATGCAGCCTTTGGGAAGAATGGACGCGATGGCGCAAAGCAGAACCGTGATCGAAGGACGGGGTGTCGGAAAGTCGTTCGGCGGCGGCAGCGTGATCGCGCTGGAAGGGGCCAGCTTCTCGATTCAGGCCGGATCCTTCGTGTCGCTTGTGGGGCCTTCGGGTTGCGGAAAATCCACTTTGTTGCGTCTGATCGCGGGCCTGATCGACCGCACATCCGGGCAATTGACCGTGCATGGCCGGGATGTGGCCGGCCCGCATACCGATGTCGGCATGATGTTTCAACGCGCCACCCTTCTTGAATGGCGCACGGCGATTGAAAACGTGCTGCTTCCTGTCGAAATCCAGCGGTCTGTCACGGCGGCGGACAAGGCCCGCGCGGCCGAATTGCTTGCCATGGTCGGGCTGAAGGATTTCGCCTTTTCCTTTCCCAGCCAGTTGTCGGGCGGCATGCAACAGCGCGTTGCGCTGGCGCGGCTGTTACAGACGGGTGTGGATATCCTGTTGCTGGACGAACCCTTTGGCGCGCTGGATGAATTCACGCGCGAACGGTTGAACATCGAATTGATGCGCATCGTGGGCGAGGTGGGGGCCACGACGCTGTTCGTGACCCACAACATCCTCGAGGCGATCTTTCTGGCGGATGAGGTGATGGTGATGACGCCGCGCCCCGGCCGTTTGGCGCGCATGGTGCACGTGCCCTTTGCCCGGCCCCGCACGCCCGAACTGACCCTGACACCCGAATTCAATGCGCTGGTGGCCGAAGTGCGCGATATTCTGGGAACACATTGATGGCAGAGATGACAGCCATCCCCGCGACAGGCGCAACCAGCCTTCGGCAACGCCGATTGTTCACCCATCTGGGCATCTTCCTGACACTGATCCTGTTGTGGGAACTGGGCGCGCAGATGGGTTGGCTGGACCCGCTGTTCTTTCCCGCACCCAGCGCGATCCTCACTTCGGTCTGGCGGATTTATGTCAGCCAAGGGAACATCTGGTATCACCTCTACGTCTCGCTCGGTTTGGTGCTGGCAGGTTTTACTGCAGGATCACTTCTTGGCATCGGGCTGGGCGCGGTGGTGGGCATGAACGCCGTGGTGCGGCGGTTCCTGCAACCTTACGTGATCGTGCTGGAAGCCACCCCCCGCATCGCGGTGGCACCGCTGCTTATTGCGGCGCTGGGCTTTGGCGTGACGTCAAAAATCGCCATCATCATGCTGGTCTGCTTCTTCGCGCCCTTCATCAACACGCTGTCAGGGGTGATCAACGTCGACCGCGACCGGATGGAACTGATGCGGTCTCTGGGCGCCTCCAAGATGCAGGTTCTGCGCAAGTTGGTGCTGCCCGAAGCCGTGCCGGTGATCATGGCAGGCGAACGGCTGGCGCTGACATCGGCGCTGTCCGGCGTGCTGGTGGCGGAATTCATCCAGCGCGATCAGGGGATCGGCACCCTGATCCTGACCTATACGCGCAACCTGAACATGGCCTCGGCCTTTGCCTGCATCCTGACCCTGACGCTGATCGGGTTCCTGATCTTCAAGGGCATGGAAATGCTCGATCACCACATCGCCTATTGGAAGAACGAGGCCGGTCTGCGCCGCGTGGGCGCCAAGCGCGCCCGCGCCTGGGCCATGTCACAGAAAGGGAATGCCCATGCGTGAACCAGAGGCATGGCTTTACTGGCTGTTCCGCATCCTGCCGCATCTGATGCTCTTCGCGGCGCTAATCGTTCTGTGGGAATGGGCCGTCGCATCCGGGACGATCGACACGATCATGGTGCCGCGCCCCAGCGCCATTCTGGGGGCCATCGTCGAACTGTATGTGACCAAAGGCACGATCTACGAACACTTCTTCATCACCCTGGCCGAGGCCGTCTTCGGCTTTCTGATCGGGGCGGGTGTGGCGATTGCGCTTGCTGTGTCGTCATCGCTTTCCGAGGGTTTTGAACGCTATGTCTCGCCCTATGCGGTGGTGCTGAACGTGACACCGGGGATCGCGCTGACACCCATCATCATCGCATGGTTCGGCTATGGCATGGGATCAAAGATCGCCCTTGCTGCCGTGATCTGCTTTTTCCCGATTTTCGTGAACACGCTGACCGGCCTACGCCAGACCGATGCCGACCGGGAAGAACTGTTCCGCTCTTTCGGCGCGACCCGCCGGCAGGTCTTTCTGCAATTGCGGGTGCCTGCTGCGCTGCCGCTGATGTTTGCCGGGCTGAAGATCGGGCTGACCACGGCGCTGATCGGCGCGGTCGTGGCCGAATTCGCGCAGGCCACCGCAGGCGTGGGCGTCCTGATGGCCCGCTTCTCCTTTTCTCTGGATATGGCGTCGTCGCTTGCCACGCTGCTGAGCATGACGCTGATCGGGCTGCTGCTGTTCTACACGATGGAATTCCTGGACGACCGGATCGTGTTCTGGCGTCGGGAAGCGCGCTTGTCGGCGGTGTCGCGCGCCCGCGCCCGGGCCTGGAAATCGGACGCGGAAAAGTAAGGGGCGAAAACAAGTCACGAAAAATCAACAAAAATTCTGGGAGGAACGACCAATGACGATCTTCAAGACCTTGATGCTGAGCACCGCGCTGGCGGTGGTAACGGTGCCCGCAGTCGCGCAAGAGTTGACCCCGGTCAACATGATCAACCCGCTGCCGCGGTCGACCAACTTCTTTCCGCTCGTCGTGGCCGAGGCGCTTGGCTACTTCGCCGAAGAAGGGGTGGAGGTGAACCTGCTGCCGTCCGACACCTCGATCCCCTATGTCGCCTTCGTGCAAAACGGGCAGGCCGATCTGGCCATGCTGGACCCGGTCGAAACGATCAACGCGCGGCTGGCCGGTGCCAATATCAACACCGTCTATGAAGTGATGCAGAACGCGCCCGAAGCCATCGGTGTTCTGGATACCAGCGAATATGACTCGGTTGACGATCTTGCCGGCACCACTGTTGGTCTTGTCTCTGACCGTGACCGCGCCTTCCTTCAGGCCTCGCTCGATGTGGTGGGCAAGTCGATTGATGATGTGGAAACCGTGGTGCTGGGTGAAAGCGGTCCGACGCTCGCCGCCGCGATCCGCGATGGTCAGGTCTCGGCCATTTCCGGCGCGGCCCCGGACTGGATCTCGCTCAACGCCAATGGGATCAACGTCCGCCTGATCACGCCGCCCGAAATGCTGGCTAGCCCGGCGAACACCTTCGCCGTGAATGCCGACACCATCGAAGAGAAGCGTGACGCCATCGAAGGTTTCCTCAAGGCCTGGTCCAAGGGGATGTATGTGGCTTCCGTGAACCCGGAAATGGTGGCGCAGGCGCTGCGCAAGGGCGTGCCGGCCGAATGGGAAAACGAGGCGGCAGGTCAACTGTTCCTCGATATGTCCATCGGCATGAACGTATCGACGACCGAGCGTCTGGGTGATCTGCAATCCGACGTCTGGACCGCGCTTCAGCCGCGTCTCGTCTCGTCAGGTGCTGTGCCGGAACCGGTGGATGTGACCACCTTCCTCAACGACACCTACATCGCCGCCGCCAATGATTTCGACCGCGCCGAGGTCGAGGCCGAGGCAGCAGCCTGGCTTGAAGCCAACAAGTAACCCTGCGCGGGCAGTCCCCATCGGGGCTGCCCGTCACCCATCCTGATCTTCACCACGGAATTGCGCCTTCAGGCGGTCCGATTGGCATTACTCCGACCCTCAAAAGGACTGTTCCATGTCTCATAGCACGATAGATACGGCCGATCGCGGCGATTACGTAAACCGGTACGGGCCGACCGCTGCCCGCCAGCGGCCCGACGGCGCAAAGCGTTTGAAAACGCCCACGGTGGATATTCACGCACACGTCGCCGTCCCCGAGGCCGCCGCTTATATCGCCCCGCATCTGGTGATGACCGATATCGCCATGGTCCGGCATTCCAATGCGGAAACCAAATCGATCAACATGACCCAAGACGCCGACCGCAAGGTTGCCATGGTCGATATGGATGACCGCCTGGCCGTGCTGGATGCGATGGGGATTGATTTTCAGGTCGTCGCCCCGCCGCCTTTCCAATGCTATTACTCCGTCCCGGTCGAACATGCCGTCAAGGCCAGCCGCATGGTGAACGAAGGGATTGCAGGCTTTGTCGCCAAGCGCCCGGATCGCTTTGCCGGGCTTGGCACCGTGGCCATGCAGGACGCAGCCGAGGCGGTGAAAGAACTTGAATACTGCATGAACACGCTGGGGTTCAAAGGCGTGGAGGTGCTGACGAACGTCCATGGCGCCGAACTCGCCGCCCCGCAATTCGCGCCCTTCTGGAAGCGCGCGGAAGAGTTGGGCGCACTTGTGATGATCCATCCCAACGGGTTCACCCATGGCGACCGCTTCCATGATTACTACTTCTCGAACGTGATCGGGAACCCGCTGGAAACAACGATTGCCCTGCATCACCTGATCTTCTCCGGCACTTTGGAGCGGATGCCGGATCTGAAGATTCTGGCAGTGCATGGCGGCGGCTATCTGCCATCCTATTCCGGCCGGATCGACCATGCCTGGGGCGCACGCAAGGACAGCCATGCCGACCTGCCGCATCCGCCGACGCACTACCTGCGCAAGGTCTATTTCGATAACGTCGTCTTCACCCCGCATCAGTTGGAATATCTGGTCAAGGTCTATGGCGCGGACAAGATCGTGATGGGCACCGACTATCCCTATGACATGTGCGATTACGATCCGGTGGAACATGTTATCAGCGCCGGGCTTTCGACCGAGGACACCGCCAAAGTCGCCGGCGGCACCGCTGCACGGCTTTTGGGCCTGTCGCTCTGATCCTTTGGGCCGCTGGCCTTTGGCTTGCGGCCCTTTCCCCTGAGACCTGACAAGGAAAGACCTGCCCGATGCGCATGAGCGACCGCGCGCCCTATGAGGCGTTCCCTGACCGCCCAAAGCTCACCCTGCCCGGCGGGGCGCGGGTGGCGGTTTGGTTCATCGTGAACATCGAAGAATGGGCGCTGGAGCGGCCCATGCCGCGGCAGGTGCTGACCCCGCCCATGGGCAACCCGTTGCAGCCCGATCTGCCCAACTGGGCCTGGCATGAATACGGGATGCGGGTGGGCTTCTGGCGCATCCTCGATGCGCTGCAATCGCGCGCGTTGCGGGCAACGATGGCGCTGAACGGCAATATCGTGAACAGCTATCCGCGCATCGCCGAAGCCGCCCGCGACGCCGGGTGGGAGTTCATGGGCCACGGCTTTGTGCAGCGCCCGATGCACCAACTGGATGACCAGCGCGCGGCGATTGATGCCACGGTGGCCGCGATCAAAGGCTTCACCGGCAAGGCCCCCGTGGGCTGGGAAAGCCCCGGTCTGACGGAAACGGAAGCAACTCTGGATCATCTGCGCGCGGCAGGGATCGAATATGTGGCCAACTGGCCCATCGACGATCTGCCCTCGGTTCTGCACACCAAGCACGGGCCGATGTTGCAGGTGCCCTATACAGTGGAAACCAATGACATCGTGGTGCATGCGGTGCAGCACCTGCCATCGGATGGGTTCATGAACCGCTGCATCGATCAGTTCGACCGCCTTTATCAGGACGGCGAAACCCAGCCGCGCGTCATGGCGATTAGCCTGCATCCCTATCTGTCGGGCGTGCCGCATCGGATCGGTTATCTGGAGCGTGCGATTGATCACATCCGCAGCCATGACGGCGTGGTCTGGATGACGGGCGAGGAAATCGCCGGATGGTATCGCGGGGAAATGGGGCTTTAGGCGCGCGACAACAGCACGCCACCCGCCACCATCGCCAGACCGGCGATCCGCTGCCATGTGATCGGCTGTACCGGCAGGCCGAAAGCCCCGAAATGATCCAGCAGCATCGCCATGACCAACTGGCCAAGGATCCCTGCCATGGCCGCCGTCTGCGCCCCGGTGATGGGGATCATCATCACCATCATGGTGATGTAAAATCCCCCCAGCGCCCCCCCGATCCAGGCCCAGGACGGGGCATTGGCGATGAAACCGGTCACAGGCCATGCCCCGCGCAGCACAACGACGCAGCCCATCACGAGAAAGCCAACCAAGAAATTGATACAGGCGGCAAAGGTGGCATCGCCCGCCGCACGCGCCAGCGCCCCATTGATCGGGGCCTGCATGGCCAGAACCGCGCCGGCGGCGATCAGCCCCGCAAGGGCAACGGCAAAACTCGCGCTCACCGCTGGACCTGCACCTTGCTGTTGGCCGCCGCCGATTCGGCGATGGCCTCAAACACCGCCGCGCCATGGATCATTTCGTCAGGGGTGATGGGAAAGGGCGCGCGCCCCGCAACGGCGGCTGCAAAGGCGGACAGTTCCGCCGCGACGGTATCGAAACCGGGCAGGCTGTGGCGCTCCACCGGCTTCGCCGTGGCATGGCCTGACAACGGCGCATCGGGGGCAGGGGCAAAGGTGAACTCGTCCAGATGCTGCCCCCGGATTTCGGCAATCCCGGCTGAGCCATAGACACAGAACCGATAGCTGGGCGACGTGGCCGTCATGCAGGACACATATCCCGTCATCCCTTCGGCAAAGGCCAGCAGGATCGACGTTGTGTCCTGCGTTCCCGCAGGCGTGGCGCGGTGCAGGCTTTGGCAGGTGACTTCGGTGATCTGGCCGAACAGATCGATCATCCCGTCAACCATGTGGATGCCAAGGCCCGCCATGCCGCCTGCGGGCGATTGCCGGGGATCGACGCGCCAGCTGTCGGGTTTCAGGAACAGCCCGTTTGGCGCGGTCATCGTACCTTCGACATGCAGGACAGTGCCCAAAGCACCCGAGCGCACGCGGCGTCTCAGATCGGCCATATGCGGGTGAAAGCGGCGGTTATGGCCAAGACCCACGGTTACGCCCGCCGCGCGGATAGCCGCCACCGCCGCCTCGGCCGAGGCTTTGGTCAGCGTAAAGGGCTTTTCGGCAAAGATGTGCTTGCCTGCGCGGGCGGCAGCGATCATCTGCGCCTCATGGTCCAGATGCGGTGTGGCAAGGATCACGGCATCGACACGCGGATCGGCCAGCACCTGTTCATAGCTGTCCAGCAGGTCAAACCCCTGCTCGGCGGCGAAATCCTCGGCCAAGGCACGGCGGCCCGTGGCCCCGGCGACAATTGCGATCTCTCCCCCGGAACGCGCTGCACGGGCAAGCGTCTTGCCCCACCAGCCCAGACCGACGATTGCGGCGTTCAGCATCAGACAGACTCCTGCTTCGGGAAAGGATCGGGCGCGCCTGCGGGCAGGGGCACCTCGAAGGCGTTGATGGTCATGGAAATCAAGGTGTAATAGCCAAGGATGCCCACAAGCTCTACCACGGCCTGTTCGCCAAAGGCTGCGGTGGCGCGGGCATATGTGGCGGGTTGCACCTTGTGACCGCGGTGCAGTTCGCTGGCAAAGGCGTAGATGATCGCCTCGTCCTCCTGCGCAAATGCCGGGATCCGGCCTTGACGGATCGCCTCGATCACCTCTTCCGACAGGCCCGCGCTGTGGGCGATGGGGGCATGGACCGCCCATTCAAAACCCGATGCCCAGAAGGCCCCGGTCACGAGGATCGCCAGTTCTGACAGTCGCGGCGGCAGCGACGTGCCATAGCGGCAAAAGGCCCCTAGCGCCTGCGCAGTATCGGCAAGGCCGGGGCTTGTGAGCCAGACGCGCAGCGGGCCTTCGACCACACCGCGCGGGCCGGACCGGATGGCATCGAAGATGCGCTGTTGCGCTGGGCTGAGGCGGGTTTCGTCAAGATCAGTCAGGCGGGGCATGGGTCAGCCTCTCTCAGGTCAACAGCAGATGCAGAAAGCGCAGGCTTACCGCCAGCAGGAAGATGCCAAAGGCCTTTTCCAGCGTCCGGCGCGACATGGCATGCGCCAGCCGGACGCCAATCGCAGTGGTCAGCAGCGTGGTTGGCACGATCAGCACAAAGCCAAGGGCCGAGACAAACCCGATGGACCCGAGCGGCAAGCCGGCCTTGCCCAGCCCCGCCAACGCATAGCCGATGGCGCCGGGGATCGAAATCACCACCCCGATGGCAGCGGAGGTTGCCACCGCCTGATGGATCGGCCGGCCATGCAGCGTCATCGCCAGATTGGTAATCGCCCCGCCGCCAATGCCCATCAGTGCCGACAGAAGCCCCGCCATGAACCCATAAAACCGCAACAGCCAACCGGTCGGCAGATCATCCGCGATCTTCCAGTTCGCCTTGCCCAGCAGCAGTTTGGTTGCATTGGTCCCCGCAACCAGAATGAAGACCAACTGGAACACCCAAGGCGCGGAATACCGCGCCAGCACCGCCCCACCCATCACACCCGCCAGTATCGGCACCGCCCAGACACGCACCAGCGCCATATCCACCATGCCCTTGGCGAAATGCCCCCGCGCCGAACTGATCGAGGTGGGCACGATCACAGCCAGCGATGTTCCCACTGCCAGCGGCATAGCAATCGCCTCTTCCACCCCCACCAGCGTGAAAGACAGGAACAGGACTGGCACAAGGATCGCCCCGCCGCCAACACCGAACAGGCCGGCCAGAACCCCGGTGGCCAACCCCGCCACCACAAGCATGGCGGCCACGCCAAACAGGGTGCCGCCGTCAGTGTCCATGATCATCGGCGTTCTCTCCTGAAAGGGGGCATCATGGCACCAGACCAAGACTGCGCAAAATGCGTTCTGGCGTCATGGGCATCTGGCTGATCTGCGCGCCCAGCGGACGCAGCGCATCGTTCACGGCATTCATCACAGCGCCCGATGCGCCCGAGGTGCCCGCCTCGCCCGCACCCTTGGCCCCAAGAGCCGAGGTGCTGGTGGGCGTGACCACATGCGCGATCTCGATATCTGGCATCTCGCCCGCCATCGGAACCAGATAATCGGCCATCGTCGCGGTCAAAAGCTGGCCATCGTCAGAGAACAGGCATTCCTCGAACAGGGCCCCACCTATGCCCTGCACCACACCGCCCCGGATCTGTTCATCCACCAGCTTGGGGTTCAGGATGGTGCCCACATCTTCCACCACCCAATGGTTCAAAAGCGTAACCAGCCCTGTTTCGACATCCACCTCGACATAGGATGCCATCGCCCCGTTGCTGAACACAAATGGCATCCCCTCAACCCGGAAATGGCGGCTGGCGATCAACTCAGCCGCCTGTCCGGCGGGAAGCTCATTGCCCCGGAAATACACCATCTGCGCCAACTCGCGCAGGGTCATGCGCTCCGTCGAGCTTGCGGCATCAATGATCGCACCGCCTGCAAGAGCCAAGGCGCTGGGCGGGCATTGCAGAACAGCTCCGGCCAGTTCCAACACTTGCGCGCGCAATGCCACGCTTGCCGCGCGCATCGCCTCGCCCCCGATCCCCGCCCCGCGTGAGGCCCAGGTGCCACCGCCATAGGGCATATGGGCGGTATCCCCGGTCTGTACCCGGATATCTTCGGCCCTAAGGCCCAGCACATCGGCGGCGATCTGGGCGAGGATCGTTTCCGTTCCCTGTCCCTGTTCAGTGACGGAACTGGACAGATGCACCGCACCCGACGCATCCAGCCGCACGACCGCCCCATCCTGTGCCGCAACCGGAGCACCGCCTACGCCATAAAACATCGGCGACGGGTTGGTGATCTCTACCATGCTGACGATCCCGATCCCCCGATGCACGCCACGCGCCCGCATCGCGTCGCGTTCCGCGCAAAGCGCGTCATAGCCCATCAGTTCCTTAAGGCGGGTCAGGCAGGCCTGATGCGACAGATCGGCATACAGCATCCCCTGCGGCGAACGCACCGGATAGGCATCATCCGGGATCAGGTTCATCTCCCGCAGCACCACCGGATCGCGGCCCGTTGCAGCGGCCAGATCGTCCATCAGCCCTTCCATCACCGCCATGGCAATCGGATGGCCCACAGCGCGGTATTGGCAGGTGGGAACCTTTGTCTGGAACACCACTCGCAACCGGGCGCGATAGGCGGGCAGGGTGTATGGCGCGCCGATCAGGTTGATGACCTGATTGCCCTCGATCGCCGAAGAGCGGGGGTAGACGGAATAGGGGCCGATCCCCGTGATGTCATCCACATCCACGGCCAGCAGGCGCCCGTCAGGCGCCATCGCCGCGCGGGCTGTCACCCTGTGATCGCGGGCGTGGATGTCGCTTTGAAAACTTTCATAGCGGTCCGCTGCGAATTGCACCGGGCGGCGCAGCAGGCGGGCTGCGGCGCAGGCGGCCACCTCGTCGCCGTAAGTGTGGATCTTGATCCCAAAGGAACCGCCCACATCCTGCGCCACGATCCGCACCTGCGATTGCGGCAGGCCCAGATGGGTTGCCAACACCTCCTGCATCATATGCGGCACTTGGCCCGAGTAGTTTACCGTCAACTGATCCTGCGCCGCGTCATAATCGGCCGTGATGACGCGCGGCTCCAGCGTGACGCCCGTATGGCGGCCAAAGACAAAGCGGCGTTCCACCACCGTATTGGCCGGATCGGCAAAGGCCACGTCCACCGCGCCCACATCGATACGCTTCTCCCAGCAGAGGTTCGACCCAAGGTCGGGGTGGATCACCGGGGCGTCGGGGGCAAGCGCAGCTTCCATGTCCGTGACCGGGGGAAGCGGATCATAGTCCACCGTAACCAGTTCGGCGGCATCCTCGGCCAGCGCGCGGCTGCTGGCCACTATCATCACCACAGGCTCACCCTGCCAATGCGTGTGCCCGACCGCCAGCGCAGGCTGCGGCGGTGACCGCATGCCCACCATATGCGTCAGCACGCCCACCCAAGGCGTGATCTGGGTGGCCATGTCGGCCCCGTCATAGACCGCAACCACCCCCGGCGCGGCGCGCGCGGCGTCCAGATCCATCCCGGTGATCACCGCATGGGCATAGGGCGACCGGACAAAGACCGCGTGCAGCATCCGGGGCGGGGTAAGGTCGCCCACGAACCGGCCCGCGCCTTCCACCAGTCGGCGCGCATTGGGGCGGGGTAGGGCGCGGCCGATCTGGGTCATGGCTTGGCCCCATGACGCGCCTGCGCCACCTCTTCCACTGAATCGACAATCGCCTGATAGCCGGTACAGCGGCAGTAACTGCCCGACAGGTGATCGCGGATTTCAGCGCGGTCCGGCACATGGCCGGATTCAAGCAATTCCGCTGCGGTCATCAACATCCCCGGCGTGCAGAACCCGCATTGCAGGGCATTGTGGCGGACAAAAGCCGCCTTTAGATCGGGCGCATCCAACCCCTCGACCGTCACCACTTCGGCCCCCTCTGCCTGCACGGCCAGCATCAGGCATCCCCGCACCGCCACGCCGTCCACGCGCAGGGTGCAGGCCCCGCAAACCCCATGTTCACAGCCATGATGCGTTCCAGTGAACCCCGCCGCGCGCACCGCATCGGCGAGGCTTTGGCGCGGTTCGGCCTCGATCACCGTGGCTTCGCCATTCAGGCGGAAAGTAACCCTCATGTCATGCGCTCCAGCAGGCGGCGGATCATCACCCGTGCCAGATGAACCTTGGTCTCGGCAGAATTGTGCAGGTCCCCCCAGACCTCCACTCCGTCAAGCGCTGCCGCCGCAGCGGCATGTGGCCCCTGCGCCAGTGCGGCCTCGGCCCCCAGATCGCGCAGCGGCCTGTCGGCAAGACCGAACCAGACCACCCGCGCCTCTGGCCCCGCCATCAGCGCCAGCCCCGCCATTGCATAATCGCCCCGCCGCCGGGTCAA is a genomic window containing:
- a CDS encoding (2Fe-2S)-binding protein — its product is MRVTFRLNGEATVIEAEPRQSLADAVRAAGFTGTHHGCEHGVCGACTLRVDGVAVRGCLMLAVQAEGAEVVTVEGLDAPDLKAAFVRHNALQCGFCTPGMLMTAAELLESGHVPDRAEIRDHLSGSYCRCTGYQAIVDSVEEVAQARHGAKP